The sequence below is a genomic window from Stigmatopora nigra isolate UIUO_SnigA chromosome 4, RoL_Snig_1.1, whole genome shotgun sequence.
ctagggtcaatttagactgcccaaccagtctaccatgcatgtctttgggatgtgggaggagaccagtGTGCCAGTggaaaacccacccaagacTCGGGAGAATGTAAAAACTACACAAGGAAAGGTCTGAAGCTGGGATTGAACCTTCAAACTCGGAACtctgaggctgacgcactaaccactctatCTCACTTCTCTGGGTTGGGGCAGGCCCCAGTATTAAATATTGCTCCTTTAAAGATTGTCCTACAAAGCAGCGGAGTCCTCACCCTTTTTCTCACTGCGGACTGGTAAAGGTCTTCATATTTTTTCTCGAACCTTTGGGCATGATGACGACAAAAATCTGTTAAAAGGGGCACTTTTTAAGTGTTCTCAAGACATATATGAAATGAATAGTTTTCTTTGCTATATATGCTATGGCGACTTGGAGGAAGACCAGCTGTGTCGGGAGGATTTAGAGTAGCAACACGTCAAAATCTTGAAATTTGGCATATTCATATTACTCAATTAGCCTTATGTggaagattatttttttggggggtttacaTCAAGCACTTTTGTATAGTTGATTTTCAGGAgtttcaatatttctttgtgTTCCATGgatatcatttgtttttctgcatTGCAATCAAAGTTACCGTTTGTGTGAGTGTGACATAAAGCACAACTCTTGCGGTTACaaaaagcctatcccagctaaacaCAGCCAGCAGGCAGAGGACTCGCCATtttttgccagccaattgcatgaCACAATGACACAGAAAACCACTCATTGTCACATTCAATCCCCCACCAAGAAATCTTACCCATACCGCCTTCATTGAAGTCAGTcaaaagaaccactgcatcATCGGGTAGCCTAAACTAAGGGACTTAAGGGACTAACTAACTAAAAGTATGCAATcataaaaggggtaaaataatGGAGGTATGTTGTTTAGAGCAAGTTGAAAACCTGCAGGTTCTGTCTCAGGATGGTGTCCTTGACAGCGGTGAACACAAAGCGGATGTTCTCTGTGTCGGTGGCGCAGGTGAAGTGTGGGTAGAGCTTTTCGTCTCTGTACTGGTTTTGCTCCTGGTACATCTTCAAGATGAACTCCTGAGCAGCTTTTGCATCCTGTCGAGGACCTAATTCACAAACATTAGCCGAGGCAAACaaaggtttttgtttcaattgaTCCATCAcgaacagtttaaccaatgagtttCTTCAGGAACAGGCAGAAATCGACTGTTTATATACTTTTAAGATACTAGATTGGTAAAATTATATCCTCTTATTCGATTGGAATGGAAACCTGCAGCCCCTGAGGACCAGTTTGCATTTCCATGCATTAGActcattattgattattaattcTTGGACGGCAGCCTTTCAGTCCATGGAAATGCAAAACacacttgactgtggacactcaCACCTGTGTTACAGctgcttctaattcttggcagatttgctttttggtgattctcggttaaATCTTCActctcctgaccaattttctctcagcagcagctgatagcttgtgttttcttcctgaCCGTGGCAGTGataaaacagtgccatgcacctTATACttatacaaacaattgtttacaCTGTTGCtattgggacctgcagctgctttgaaatagcTCCAAGttactttcctgacttgttcaagtcaagaaatcgatttttcagatccatgctgagctcctttgactttcccattgtagcgtttgcatcaaatgagccctatttaaatggcctcagagaagtcaccagctgtagtcactcgtAATGACTCACAAGAAGTCAAAAGGCCATGCtctgaagctcatttcactgacacaactcatcaaaattgctaattcgtgttgctctatgtatatttttgacccagcagatttgatcactttttctgttaacccataatgaagtcataaaagaaccaaacttcatgaatgtttttttttgtgacaaagaagtatctgttccaatcactctatcagagaaaaatcagagttgtagaaataactggaaaatcAAGAGAGCCataacattatgttcttcacaagtgtatgtacatttttgaccacaactctatgtaagtatgtatgtgTGGGTAAACGTCAATGAGTCCTAGTACCATTGTCGGATCGTTCCTGCATCCATCACGCGTGCTCCCGTATACCTCCTGCAATGCTCCTGCGCATTTCTATACGTGACTTCCTGCGTGACACACCGTATCACAGCATAAATCGCTACAAGGTATTATCCCCCATACTCCGGTTCTGTTTCATTTTGGGATAATTGcacccttgttgttttgtaaacctTGTTTGAGTCATTAAAAGCTACCGTCATGAGAACAACCCATCTCATTCTATCCTGCTTCTCCGCAAATGGGTCTAACTTTATTCGATCAAGCCACGACAACGCGGCACTATCTTAACAGATTGATTCATTGAAGGCACtatgagaaaatgcacggaccgccactgcgtATGGGGGtgataataggggtgatcctagtTCGCTTTATTAATCCGATATTCTAGGGATTactatatatttcattttctctttttaagaCTAAACACTCAAAGAGTTTAACAAGCATTTGCTTTTAACAGAACTAGTGTGAATCACTCTATATCTACAACACTTATTACCAAACAAACTAACCAGAGAACTCCGGAAAATAGTCAGCCAGGTGGGAATGCTGGATCTTCTCCTGGAGGATATCGGTCTTGTTGAGAAACAAAATAATGGATGAACTCTGGAACCAGGAATAAGAGATGATGGTCTTGAACAGGGCCCTGCTCTCCTGCATGCGGTTCTGGCAAAATACACCAGGTTGTAATTGCCCAGTAAGCTACAGATTGTTTTAGAAATTGCTTCTTTTGATCCTCAATTCTGGTGCATATTTGAGTTCTTGATTAAACTTAGGTTCTTATTTTTGGTGAGATtttgtccagttttttttccatctttgggACGTGTTTTGTCGTTTTTCAGTAAGAAAAGAGCCATATTCTTGGTGATATTTGGtcaattttttcttcattttggggTATTGGTTTTTAAACGTTTCACTTTTGTGCTTGTCATGCTATTTTGGCAAGGTTTTGGTCCGGGGTTTGTCATCAATCATTAATTATCTAAAGTTTTCTGCTCCATGTTTtagaggtttttattttttattttcgaGGGGTTGCAGTGTCATGCCATTTTGGCAAGTTTTGCTTGTATTCACCTTTTAGAGTATTAGaggccattttgttttttttttagattgggtCAACAATTTTGCAACATTCAAGGGTGGAGTTCATCTGTGCTTTCACCTCATTGCTGCACTCCACCAGAACCTGGTCATACTCGCTAAGCGCCACCAGGAACATGATGGATGTGACGTCTTCGAAGCAATGGATCCACTTCCTGCGTTCGGAGCGTTGTCCACCCACGTCCACCATCCTGCCACCACAACGTCTTTTTGTCCATTCTGACGCATTCGTGCGAGGTGGTACCTGAAAATGACGCTCTCCATATCAAAGGGGTACTCGATGATGCCTGTGGTGGGAACCCGGACCCTCAGGATATCCTGAAGGTCAGGTACATAGTAGGGCTGTGATATGCGATCCAATTCCGTGAGGTAGCTAAAGGAATGTGAGAGGAGTAAATggaaaagctgaaaaaaaactattttgctGAAGATTTGAAGTAATactcccagttaaaatgttCAACTCTGTTGTACGTCTAGCGCCATCAGTGGCACCCTTTGAGTTAACTCAATGCCAGATAATATGGATAAACTGTGATTTTCTTTTGTCAAATAATTTGATGTTAATCATTCTAATGATGATTTTTGGTCAGAATAGTTTAGCCATTTCCCGCAGCAAAATTTTCTCACTATGTCGTGGAGTCTGACAGCTGGTACTCCCGCCGGCGGTTGAAACATTCCTGCAAGCCAGCATCGTTCCACAGTTTCTGGATAGCCACCACATGCTCCTTATCCAGGAACTCCACTTTGAACACCTCCACACCCAGCAGCATGTCGGCACTAGCCTAATGTACAGAGGAGAAACGTGTGCAAATGCCCATCATCTTTGGAAGCAAGAGGTTGTACCTGTAGGCTCATGTCCAGGAGGGGGATGTGCAGCGTCTCCATGGCTCGGATCATGACCTGCATGGACGTGTAGATGTTCTGGTAGACCATCTTAGAGTAATTTTGTTTCTCTTCCTCGCTATAGCCTCCACCGTGGATGATCCTCATCTGTTTGATGAATGTACTTTTGCCACTTTCACCAGTTCCTGCcacacatttttcaaattggtggatattattttttacttttacatatttttgaatGCGAAGCAAATGACTTAGCAAAGCACCATTATTATCAGAAAGTGGTCCAAAATCAACAGAGACTCGTATATGCCCAAAATCCAACAAGAAGTGACTCCATCAATGCCTCAAATTCTGGCCATCATGAAgtgaaatcaacaaaaagtgactTATAAGTGCACTAAAACCAATAGGATGTAATCCAGAAATGCCCCCAAATTAGTAATACCTCACACATGAATCGTCTCAGTATGCTTCACTCTTGGCATGAGACAAAACTAATGGGGACGCTCACTTCATCTTACCGGAACACAGTGGTGGACCATCAGgccctgcaaggccttctctgctggcctacaATAATATCTggatcacagactgatgttgattatattttgtccatgaatacttattactacttttcagccattatttgttgccaggctcagaaatctgccttgagCCCTTCACAAACAGCTCTGCAGGCTCTGCCGCATAAAACGAGGttcgataaaactgttgctttaccCAATCGAATTTCGAGTTGGCGACACAAAGGCCTTCctgcaggcatagggatatgtcatcgctttcaccaactatgattggctagtgctAGAGTGGACTaaccagagctaccaaactgtgtCTGGAtcaagctgcacaagcaaatatattgttatgtTGGACTTTCTTTGGTTCCCTAGAGCCTGTTTGGTGTCAATTGAACCTCTCTCCTAACCATCAAGGGGCATTTTGGTGAAGAAGAATGCCTTTTCCAGCATGATGGAGGACCTTGCCATAAAGCAAAGGTCATAAAAAAAACGGCTAAGGGAACGAAACATTAAGATAGGGTCTTAGGCCAGGAAACTCTCCAGATCTTAATCCCATTGAGAATTTGTGGTCAATCCTGGGTGGACAATCATAAACCCACAAATTCAGACAAACTATTGATTATGCAAGAATGAATGGGCATCAGTCAGGATTTGGTTCAATATTTGATCGATAGCATGCCAGGGAGAATTGCAAAGGTCTTGAAAAAGAAGGGTTAATCTCCAAATATTGACCTTTTTCATGTAATTCTCAACAAAACCTTGTAATGGTTGTGGAATACttctaattgaaagtcattATACCACAGAAATATCTAGGAAACATCTAAAAACGCTGAAGGAACAGATGttgtgaaaatgtaatatttgtgtcATTCTCAAAATCTTTGGCCATGACTGTACACcctaaaccagacatgggcaaactacggcccacttttcaatccggcccgccgatgttgtccaaataattttatttttttttccttttcccaagatggcgccgtcacgtggaagccagtggcagtagctctattcactcttatttgtttttcgtgttttacagcccctctatctttttttaaattacattttaatatttcttaatacactcctttttactttactttgtactttataatttttattttaatgataagtgatgagtatgttaatactttagtccatttttcagttcatgttttatatgtactgttgacggatgcagttttttttatatgtatcgtatcttgtgctgacccggcccatctgtcaaatttttaaagtcaatgtggccgaaaagtttgtccacccctgccctaaactGTCCGCTAGTCAGTTTTACAGCCACAGAGTGAGGTTGTATCCCACACTTACTATTCTATAAAGTAGGGGTGGCGAACACGTCCAAAATGAAtacggctctttgcttcttatcatatttggTATATACTGTGGCCACTTgcattgttttatgtttttcttatatttattcTGTCTTAAAAtgcactcaaattcatcagggcccattaaaaacaaatattaggtAAGGGGAAGAAAGTTTTATGTTGTGTGCCTGTCTCTTTTGACAGGTCATTGCAtcgtgtggctctttgactttcacagtttaacatttttgctctttgtgtccAACTTGTTCGCCACTTCAGCTTTAAAGAGTTAGCGATGATGACAATTATCTCATGATTCATGATTAATCTTTTTCCCCTCATTTTTAGTCACATTTTGTTTGTGACTTCTACTCATGGGCATGAGTTTTTGTTAATTTACAACACACAAAGAAAGAGGGGGGGAAAAGACAGAGAAGGAAGTAGCATGGTAAGCACTTGCACACACCCCAACTTGCATGGGtaaacatgaacaaaaaaatgcttggtTTTTTTTGCCGGTCTTGTATTTGACTGACAAAACAACATGCAATGCAAACTGTTCCCTCTCAGACTTTTCTATTTCGTGACACTACTTGCACTTACTTCCCCTGCACACTTAACTTATTTGACTTTGgttatgtaaatgttttttttacctgtattttataaaatggacatttcaacatgatttattttttggcatttgtttttttgtttttttattttctacaatTGTTGTTCTGCAACACACAATTCTGTTGtacaattttctatttttctatGGCATTTTCTGTTCGTCTAAAATAAACACCCTTTATGTTCTGTGGTATtgcgacattttttttctttttgaccgAAAATGGCAATGGCTAGTTTTCACATTGCTACTGATCTACAGTTATTGTGAAATTCACATAATTCACGCATTaagcatgaaaaaaattaatcttAACAAAGATTAGCAGCCAGATTTTGGCAAAACCTTCCCTATACAATTTCAATGTGTCACCGATGTGTTCTGGTTAATTTGCTTGATTTGAATAGAGACATTGTGGACTCAATTACCACTCAATGGCTGTGTGATTGTGACGTCGCGAGAATGCTTGTTTCTGCATGTGCCAACTGATTGGTGACCTGTTAATGAGGATGAGTAGTAGTATTTCGCTCCAGCACGACCCTGACGACGATAAgcagtgttaaaataaattaatgacaaTTTCAATAaccccattcattttcatcaGTACAAGAAAAGCTTCAATTAACTCTGTtgattttcaaatcaaattatATTTCTCTCAATATCTCTATCAATGAGAAAGAAAGCCTTCCTTGAATTACCCAAAAAATTAACAGCAACTGAcccataacccccccccccatcattAGAAACTGCCGAGAAATCAAAAGACAGTGACTTGTAAGTAGAGCCGATAGTATAATAACGATAATTATCGCAAAATAATCTTTGTcaatgataatattaaaaacttgcgttaaaaatttgaaaattttaAGCTGCAGTTACACCACCCACCCCCCATAGAGAGCGGAGGCATGGTTGCAATATGAACGatagttccagaccaacgcctaggaaaaaatgaaattcatcccaactttttcttaaattaattaattaatttctatatttatttgtcAATGGTCATGTTTCTTTTTCTGAGGATGAAAATAGTTTGGTTGACAAAGATGATTTCTTCAGTTGataattttctttatttcctATTGCATAGAAACGTTTGATTTGAatgcaaatttataaaaataaagacgcCTATCAAAATTTCTGtaggttttattctttacttttcatagtgtaaggagggagttgtcttatctttattgcacaacagaacaacgaaaatactttttaaaatgatcacattttgttttcttttcttataaagtaaggatgtgtgtgtatgtacgtgtcATTGTTCACCTCCAAcctcttacatatttacatatatatgttcattaacatgaatttgttcattaatatgtgctcctttattaaataaatcaaacaaaaaacttTCATGATTGAATTGGAAGAGAGTAATAAATTTACTttagtttgaagtttcaaatattaaagaaaaaagatgtAATAATTAGCAGGACAATTATCGATAGCGACtggtacatttatttttgcgtgataacaacttttgtcatatcgcccggCTCTACTTGTAAGTGTCCCAATAGCAGCAGGATATGACCtcagaaatgacccaaaatgaatAATACTAATTTGAGGGACTAATTAAAAGGAAGTAACCTGGAATCAATGAACAAGTTCCCAGAAATGCCCCTAAATTAACAGGAAACAATCAAATTAGTACAGGATGTGACCctggaaatggcccaaaattaataataatttgagggccaaattaacaggaagtgataTGAAGTCAATGATAAGTACCCGGACAGGCCACCAAATCAACCAGAAGTGAACAAGACGTGTCCGCTAATGCCCTCAAATGTGTGGAAATTGAGAGGAATGGCTCTGTATTCTTAGCTTTTAACGTCTGTAATTAtactagacatccaattcaaaatagattggacacc
It includes:
- the LOC144195796 gene encoding guanine nucleotide-binding protein subunit alpha-14-like translates to MAGCCFCMSAEATERKHISDRIETQIKKDRKNCRRELKLLLLGTGESGKSTFIKQMRIIHGGGYSEEEKQNYSKMVYQNIYTSMQVMIRAMETLHIPLLDMSLQASADMLLGVEVFKVEFLDKEHVVAIQKLWNDAGLQECFNRRREYQLSDSTTYYLTELDRISQPYYVPDLQDILRVRVPTTGIIEYPFDMESVIFRMVDVGGQRSERRKWIHCFEDVTSIMFLVALSEYDQVLVECSNENRMQESRALFKTIISYSWFQSSSIILFLNKTDILQEKIQHSHLADYFPEFSGPRQDAKAAQEFILKMYQEQNQYRDEKLYPHFTCATDTENIRFVFTAVKDTILRQNLQVFNLL